In one window of Fulvia fulva chromosome 5, complete sequence DNA:
- a CDS encoding Isoprenylcysteine O-methyltransferase encodes MAGLSQSSSADTTTTTTTTNGIPNPPVDPVASAHEVEDDNEYQVLPEEHLAFDEALLPGGVRDLSYIGVQAFGLGNAFTGTIVLTAYLVSIGSTWWRLPAFLVCLSIFHFLEYWTTARYNAPSCKASSFLLFSNGAAYNIAHSCATLEIVVSQFFPVYQKTGVYAITILAGVVLVLVGQVVRTIAMCQAGTNFNHIVQGKKKDDHELVTDGIYSYFRHPSYFGFFWWAVGTQVLVGNKVCLVGYVIVLWQFFNDRIRGEEKYLISFFGEKYEDFKKRTGTKIPFIR; translated from the exons ATGGCTGGTCTCTCGCAGTCATCCTCTGCAgacaccaccaccaccaccaccaccacgaACGGCATTCCCAATCCGCCCGTCGATCCTGTCGCCAGCGCCCACGAAGTCGAGGACGACAATGAGTACCAAGTCCTCCCCGAAGAACACCTTGCCTTCGACGAAGCACTCCTTCCTGGCGGAGTCCGCGACCTCTCTTACATCGGTGTTCAAGCATTCGGCTTAGGCAATGCTTTCACGGGCACAATCGTCCTAACAGCCTATCTCGTCAGCATTGGCTCAACATGGTGGAGACTGCCAGCCTTCCTCGTTTGCCTCAGCATCTTCCACTTCCTCGAGTACTGGACTACAGCCCGCTACAATGCTCCCTCCTGCAAAGCCTCGAGTTTCCTCCTCTTCAGCAACGGGGCCGCATACAACATAGCGCACAGCTGTGCAACATTGGAAATCGTTGTCAGTCAGTTCTTCCCTGTCTACCAAAAGACCGGAGTGTACGCCATCACGATCCTGGCTGGCGTTGTGCTTGTGCTTGTTGGGCAGGTGGTGAGGACGATTGCTATGTGTCAGGCGGGCACGAACTTCAATCACATTGTGCAGGGCAAGAAGAAGGACGACCATGAGCTGGTCACTGATggtatatactcgtactTTAGACATCCGAGTTACTTTGGCTTCTTTTGGTGGGCGGTTGGGACGCAGGTCTTGGTGGGGAACAAGGTGTGTTTAGTGGGCTATGTCATTGTGCTGTGGCAGTTCTTCAACGACAGAATCAGGG GCGAGGAGAAGTACCTCATCTCGTTTTTTGGAGAGAAGTACGAGGACTTCAAGAAGAGGACAGGGACCAAGATACCCTTCATTCGATGA